The nucleotide window TGTCATGTACAGAGGCTGCCTACACACATTTGCCATTTTCCTTTCGTTTAATGTGTGGATGTGATATATTGCAGAGAATCCTGTTTCCTAGGTTGGTTAAAATGTATTGTGTCTAATGTACTATACGTGATGGGGCTTAGATTAACAGGTCGGCATTTTCTTAAATTATTtgtatctcccttttttattatcaaaattaccagTGCACTTTCCAAGGCCTTATACATACGATGCTCTTACTTTATATTTAGTAAGGACAATGGATAATTTTCCCATTGCAGTTTTCTTTGTAACTTTTGCAAGGTCTGTACTAATGACATCATCGCCTGGTGATTCCCCTCCTTTCGTGCTTCTTTTATTTGATGATCGATATGTTTCTAATTTCTACGTTTATTTCTGTCTGTGAGGAGGAGCTTGGACTATTAATGCCTTTTACGTTAATTGTTTCATTACTGTTATACTTCTTATCAATGTTGTTGAAGAGTAATGATTCAATTTTTGTATGTTCATTTTACATACCAGTCTATGTTAATTTGTTGATTTGATTTCATCcagattttattttactattcctACGTTTCTGCATCAGGTTCCCGGACTTCGGATTTCCCTTTTTAGTAGCTAATGCAGTTACAGCCTCCATGTTATTAATCCGGTCAGTGCAAAGCTGACACCTAAATATTTGTTTCAATGTTAAAGCTAAATTCTGTTGTCTTGTTCCTCGAGTTACCCAGGTTAGGAAGAGGCTTTAGTACGTGTCCGTTCCATTCCCTTTTGTGGTTTCATTAAATTTTACTTCTAGCTGGTGTAACTTACTCCCAGCATTGACTAACAGCTCCCACATTTATTTCACAACGTTGCGCCTATctatgataatgaaatcaatgtTGTTCTAATATTCGGCCGCCGATTTCCACGGTCACTCTGCCGGTTctattttcggaaaaaaaaaaaaaaaattattctaaaGGTCCTGCCTGCGCGTGCATGTgggtatctttatttatcttatctttaacTTATCAGTTtatttacgtatctatttatttgtgtattattttccATCCTTACTTATTCCTTTAACATGCACACGACTCCCTCGCGGCGATATTGCATTTGTCCAAAAACATTGTACTCTGTTATATACTACGCAGACTGAGAGTGTGTATAAAGCTGATTTTCCCATTATCAGTGTCAGGTTTTGTCTGCTGCCGGAGTTTATCGCCCCCCAACGAAAGCAAGCAAAACTAATCACAAAAGGGAAATGCCTGcgagaatcataataatattttcagAGTAACATGAGTAACGTTAAATGCACGCatttgtgtctttatgtgtgtgtgtgtagctcgcatatgctcgcatatatatatatatatatatatatatatatatatacatatatatacatatatacacatatatatataatatatatgtatatgtatgtgtgtgtgtgtgtgtgtatgtgtgtgtgtgtgtgtgtgtgtgtgtgtgtgtgtgtgtgtgtgtgtgtgtgtgtgtgtgtgtgtgtgtgtgtgtgtgtgtgtgtgggtgggtgggtgtgtgtgtttgtatttatatatgtatatatatgtatatatttgtgtatatatgtatatgtatatatatgtaaatatatgcatatgtatgatatatatatatatatatatatatgtatatatgtgtgtgtgtatgtgtgtgtgtatgtgtgtgtgtgtgtgtgtgtgtgtgtgtgtgtgtgtgtgtgtgtgtgtgtgtgtgtgtgtgtatatatatatacatatacatatatatacacactcacacagctctctctctctctctctctctctctatatatatatattcattcatatatatttgtatatgtatatgttatatatatgtatataagttatatatatgtgtatatgttatatgtcacatatatatataacacacacacaaaaaaaaaaaaaaaataataataataaataaataaaatactaataaaaaataagcatCTGCGTGTGCCTACAATGCTGACGAATGCTCGCGCGCATaattgtgagcgtgcgtgtgaggGTCCGCGCGGGGAGCGAGGTCTGGTTACCGAACAACCAGGTCATCACGAGGCCCGAGATTATACCTTCTGATCCAAGGCGTCTCCTGTGACACAGTATCTCGAATGGGGCGTTTCTTACGGGTCGCACGTTGAAAAGTAATCATTACCTCGATGCTGGTTGGATGATTAGATCGTTTGGAGAGGTAAATGAGTTGATGGtacttatatagttttttttttattgttgattttagttaggtttttattagtattatgatttttttgtttcgtaaatgttgatttttttttaagaatagtcATCATGAgcatttcctattttattttaacTAAATTAATCGTAAAATGCTAATCAAGAGGTAAGTAAAACAGATACAGAATTAACGGACAATTAAcaaccatatttttttctttaattaacgACTAATGGCTTGCAATGAAAGAGATTTAGATGATTTTTCAGCTGCGAAAGTCATGTTTCTTAAGTTCAACATCGTTTACAAACAAGGCTCATTCGCATTTTTATTATGCATTATGCAGAGTTCCCTTGTTTTGCTGGAGGGACGCTTTCCTAAAATCATATCTGCAAATAgctgtttacttatatattttacatgttatatatatatatatatgtatatatatacacatatgtgtgtgtgtgtgtgtggaatatgtttatatgcttacacacacacacacacacacacacacacacacacacacacacacacacacacacacacacacacacacacacacacacacacacacacacacacacacacactcgcacacactcgcacgtgtataaacatatatcgcaGTTATGCTTGACCAGGTTACCTATAAACGAGGCGTTTTAATTGAAGGCAAGGCGAGTGGTCCCGCCGGCCACAGCCACGCCACACGCCGGCCTTACACGGGAGCGACACCTCTCTCCTCGGAAACCTGGTTGATAAAGCGAAAGTTGCGGTTGTTTGGTTGTTCTGAGGAATGGTTTCGTAGGCTGCGTTTGGTGTGAAATCGTGTAGGTGGGATTGGTTGTAAATTGTGAAGGGTTATCGGAAGCGAGTGTCTTTGGCAAGGTGTGCTTTCGGGATATTAGGTTGAAAATAGGATTCAGTCCTGGTGttgctctttatctttctgtgtgtgggtgtgggtatatcaTCTGAAAATATGGTgttatttatcgttattgttatctattcttgttcttattgttgatCTTAGTCTCTGTGTTGATTTTACTATCATATTCATcagtatcactgtcattatcatcatctgctatctgttactgttatcattatttattttctcatcgcTACTGAGTTAAATATTCTTATAAATACTACCATGTACTTGAAATATATACCTATTACCAAAATcgaaatttattttattcatttcggaaaaaaaaaagtttaggcaAAACTTAGAGATCGCCTTAGGTGTGGCAAAACACCCGACTTCATGGATAAACTGGCatggataaaatgaataaaagtgtgtgttttttggggtgaCGGGCGAGTAAACATATTGGCGAGTGTATTAATAAAGTGGCACGGGGGTCGAGCAGCTGATACAGATGATGGAGTaactcgtctttctcttcttcatttgtgAATATTAATAGCTGGTGACGTTCGAGTCCTCTCCTTTCGAGTGACAGGTAAATATTGCTCTGGCATGATTTATATCTAAATTATCTACTTTTGTTATTAGAGTATTATTAAATCAACTTACCCGTAGGTCTTTATGGCTTATCCTGATCGTAATAAGACGTGCGATAGAGCTgcgcatgtatctatatacatactccactccacacacacagacacacaatcaacGAGCTTGTATAAACGAACTAAAACAGCGAGCGAGTGAGACATGGATGCATTaacggagaaaaacaaacacccagatACCCACACAGTTCCTGAAACACAAACACCCCAGCGCGAATACAGAACGTGAGACGAGGTACATAGACGCAATAATTTGCTCCCCACCTtaagcttctctctctcacccctttcccccctcctctctcctgtaACCTACACTGCCATGTCGAGTCTGTAATGTGAGCTTGTATGATGTGATGATTCTGCATCAATCGAAGTGTCTGTGTGACGCAGCTCTGCAAATAGCCCGGGGTAAGGCAGATGTAGGCTCATGTTTGGTGATATTAAATACTATATGATGTAAAACCCACGCTGGTGTGTGCGGGCGTCCGTGAGAGCTGTCTGGTGCATACATCacataaagtgagagagggagagggagaggggagagaggaggaagggaagagggagacgagatgaggaaagaaggaagagggggtgaataAGGATAAGCCTCAagtcaggggaggaggaggaggcagaagaaaaggaggtataatatatatatatatatatatatatatatatatatatatatacacacatacatatacatatacatatacatataaatataaatatacatataaatatacatatacatatacatatatatatatatatatatatatatatatatatatatatatatatacacacatgtatatatatatatatatatatatatatatacatacatacatacatatatatatacacacacacacacacacacacacacatatatatatatatatacacatacatatatatacatacatacatatatatatatatatatatacacacatacatatatatatatatatatatatatatatatatatatatatatatatgtacatatatatatacatacatatatatacatatatatatatacatatatatatatatatatatatatatatatatatatacacacatatatatatatatatgtatatatatgtatatataatgtatatatataatgtatatatataatataatatctacatatatataataaatacatatatatgatatataaatataatatatatatactatatatttatatatataatatatataatatatatatatatatatatatatatatatactatatatgtatatatataatatatatacacatatatatgtatcatatatatatatatatatatatatatatatatatatatatatatatatatatgtgtgtgtgtgtgtgtatatttaaacatatcatatatatatatatatatatataaatataaatataaatatatatatataaatataaatatacataaatataaacacacacacacagacatacacacatatacatacatagacacacatatgtatacatatacatacatatatacatacacatatatatatatatatatatatatatatatatatgtgtgtgtgtgtgtgtgtgtgtgtgtgtgtgtgtgtgtgtgtgtgtgtgtgtgtgtgtgtgtgtacacatatacagatacatacatattcatatacaacacacacacacacacacacacacacacacacacacacacacacacatatgtgtgtgtgtgtgtgtgtgtgtgtgtgtgtgtgtgtgtgtgtgtgtgtgtgtaatatatatacatatacatatacgcacatacgtacaatgcatatatgcatctacatatacgcatacagtagatacatatatacatttatagatacattatatacacatacatatacatgtacatatacatgtatatgtatatgagcccgatcttacggcgagaaaacgacatatcgccttgagaagtcaaacgcaggtgttgcacGGGatgtcgcggttgattaggaagggcatccaattaggcaaggtgagactgccaaataacataTCAAGAAAGAATTGATAGAGGCCtgtgtggaataaatggctgttggaaaaaaaaaatatatatatatatatacacatacatatgtgtgtgtgtgtgtgtgtgtgtgtgtgtgtgtgtgtgtaatttagtctatcgttttatctatttatccattaatttatgtatatgtacgtacatgtgtatgtatttgtgtgtctatgtgtgtttcagtcgttatctctctatttctctttctctctttctctctttctttccctctttctcactttatttatctctttctctctctctacctccccctatctctcgctctctctccctcttcccctcccaatctctctttctcattcttcttcttcccatctctctctctgtccctttctccctctccccatctctctcactccccttctccctcttcctccctctccctctcctcatctctctcgctctctccctttcggtctccttctccctctccttatctccccccccctcccccctccttttacgCTACCATATCCCAATGACACCCAATAACCGaaacccagccccccccccccttccccaccggcCCATAACCCCAAATCGCATTCGTCATCGCCGCCCATTTCACGAATCGAGGTCACTCTGGAGGTCACGAGGTCACAGGGCCAGATAGCCTAAAGGAGTAAGTTGTGACGCACGAGGGCGTGGGTGTGCTGGGTGGCCTCCGAGTGGTGGTCGTTTGTTTGGACGACCTCCATGAGCTCAGCGTGTGATGGACTACCCTCAGGGGGGAAGCTGTTGAAACGAGTATCGCGTCGTGACAGTTATTTCTGTGCGTGTAGGAGATCTCCGTGTGTATTTGGCGGCGCTGCTTCCTCTGCGGGGCACAGCCAGGCGGCGGCGTCTTAAGGTGGTCAGGTTATCAGGGGGATTAGTATAGGATGtgcttatttttgtattgttttttacgGATgcataatgaatgaaagaagtaTGTTTAGTGTAGCTCTGGACAGGTGTAATAGGTCTAATAGTGAAGAGCGACGTTTGAGGACGCAGAGATGGTAGAGGTACCCGTTGTTTACCTAAGGGACAGAGACGGACGGCAAAAGAGGTTTTGGGTTACTCACGAAGGCGGCAGGACGGTGGTGGGCGCCTCGGGGGAGTAGCCGGGCTTGTCGAACACGAAGAGCACCGGCGGCTCCTTCGTCTGCACCTCGTACTTCGACTCCTCGTCGGAATCGTAGTAGTACTCGAACTCCTCGTACTCGTACTCCATGGACCGGTGGTAGAGGTCCTCATCGGGGGCGTCGATGACCCGGGGGACGTTCGGGGTGAGGGGGGCGTAGGGCCCTGGGAGGAGCCGAGGGCCGTAAGGATAAGGGTTGTTTCGCCCCTCGTGGTTGCGAGGATAGATCGGGGGCACAGGTCGCGGCGGGGAAACCTTTGACCTGAGGGGCAGGTCTCTGTCCGTGTCGAGGTCGTCCCACTCGAGGGCGGGGTTCGGTCTCGGGCCTCCCCCTCCCACGGGCACAGGGCTCACGAGGTTCATGGACGACAGGGTCGGCTTCACTATCGCGTCCGGGTTCTGCGGCCCGAAGTCGTAGTACTCGAAGTCGCTGGGTATGAAGTCCTCGGGCGGGGCCTCGAGGCTTGCGAATTCGTTGGGGTCTATGATGCCCAGGAGAGCATCGTCCTCCGCAAGCGCCTCGAGGTGAGGAGCGCCCTTCCCAGGCGAGCTCGATGGGGGTGCGGGCTTCgcggggggaggagtgagggttgGAGGGTCCTCTCCGACGTCACCTGTATCCGCAGTCACTTCGGAGGAATCATCAGTCTCTCCTCCCTCGATTCCCCCTTCTTCGCCCTCTTCGCCTTCCACTTTATGTTGCTGAGTGGCATTTAACTCCCCTTCGGGTCGCACGTCCGACAGAGGACTCGCCCTCGGCAGTTGATCCAAAGGGCCGGCCCCCTTGTCGTCCCGCAGGTCTCCTTGGTCGTCCGTTTTCGCCTCCGCATCATTCGCGGGAGGATGGGCCGCCCTGCCGTTCGCGAGCGCTGTCGTGCTCATCACATGTTCCTCGTCCCAACTTTTTCTTTCGGTTGACGACTCGCTGACAAAGTTAGGTGTCGATAAAACTCTCCTCGGAGATTCGGTGGTTGTGAACCTTTCAGGCGTAGTTGTGGTGGCAGAGGTTGTCGTAGTGGTAGTCGTAGTGGTAGTCGTGGTGGTAGCAGCAGTCGTAGTGGCAGTGGAGTGAGTGGTAATGTAGGATTCAGTGGTCGGTACCGGTGTGGTCGAAACGCCCGCACTCGAAGGCCCCGCAAGCTCCGAGTCGTTCAAGGGCGCTGGCCACGTGAAATTGGCCTGAGCCAAGTCCTCCCCGAACGGCAGCGCGCTCACGTTGAAGGCCGCGTCGGTAAGGTTGGCTTCCTTGCTCTGGAGGGCGTTCTCGAGGGACAGCAGCCCCGCCAGCCGCAGCACGAACATGGCCATGGCTCCAGCAGGCTCTACCATACCGTCTCCTGGGGACAAAAGAGGAGGCTCTGTACATCAGGCGGATCTTGAAACATTAATGCGTCTTCAAGAGCAAAGACAGTATAAGCAAGATGAAATCTTACTTGCGATGAAGTGTTTATTGTACTCTTTTTGCGACCTTTAATTAGATGACTTAGATTTAGCCGCGCAGGAAGTATCGTTAGCAAGCGCATTCCGGTCTGCGCTGTGTTCACTGTAAGATTTAGAACATACAtagaataaatacacataatgtAGTAGGAGGAAATGGCCCACATAAAGCGCAATAGGGATGAACAAAAGTCAATAGACACGTAAAACAGTCAAGTGACATTTAGGTTTAGAAATGAGACCGCCGTGGCTTTTAATGCGAAGCTTAAAGTGTCCCCCGCGTTGCCAAAATTTGTTGCAAAGATAAAAACGGAGACGCTCCTGTGATACAAAAGACATTGTCACCCGCTATCAAACACACGATAAGATCGACCGCCACCGAGCATGCGCACAGATGTTGGTTTTAGGAGATAAACGTTCCTGAAAATCTTTGTTCATTCGCTTCTTAAAAGATCGAAGTTAAAATATTGcgagttcttttttctttccccttcttcccctccatcgtGTACTTGCGATTCTGTAGTATGCGTGCGTCATCGGTCACGGTCATATGTCATGCCTGATACTTGAAAGGATTTGATTTATATCTGTGTCGAGATCTGACGCCTGCCTTGCAAATGCATTTCTTTCTTGGCGCCTTTTTCGATTTGCTTTCGAGAATGGAAGTCAGTCTCAAGAATCAACGGAGAATTTTcgatagatttttttcctttttgcaccTACACGCGATTTGTTAGTAATACGAAGCACAAATATTCAAGCGAGAATTACTCTGAGATCTCAATGACACGAAGTATATACATCAACTCGAAAATACAAAGATTTCGAAAACTCCGTTCCCATTGTGAAAAGCGACGAATTGGAccataaacctaaaaaaaaaaaaaaaaaaagaatagaaaaaaatgttattaatagCCTGGATTACATTAACTGCCTGATAATCTCGAGGAGAGCGATTGTTTACCTTCGGGACTTGGCGACGGTTGTTGCAACAGATTAGAAGTGcatctgtcctccccctcccctctcccctctcccctctccctccccctcccctctcccctctccctccccctccccctccccctcccccc belongs to Penaeus chinensis breed Huanghai No. 1 chromosome 4, ASM1920278v2, whole genome shotgun sequence and includes:
- the LOC125025185 gene encoding uncharacterized protein LOC125025185 — encoded protein: MVEPAGAMAMFVLRLAGLLSLENALQSKEANLTDAAFNVSALPFGEDLAQANFTWPAPLNDSELAGPSSAGVSTTPVPTTESYITTHSTATTTAATTTTTTTTTTTTTSATTTTPERFTTTESPRRVLSTPNFVSESSTERKSWDEEHVMSTTALANGRAAHPPANDAEAKTDDQGDLRDDKGAGPLDQLPRASPLSDVRPEGELNATQQHKVEGEEGEEGGIEGGETDDSSEVTADTGDVGEDPPTLTPPPAKPAPPSSSPGKGAPHLEALAEDDALLGIIDPNEFASLEAPPEDFIPSDFEYYDFGPQNPDAIVKPTLSSMNLVSPVPVGGGGPRPNPALEWDDLDTDRDLPLRSKVSPPRPVPPIYPRNHEGRNNPYPYGPRLLPGPYAPLTPNVPRVIDAPDEDLYHRSMEYEYEEFEYYYDSDEESKYEVQTKEPPVLFVFDKPGYSPEAPTTVLPPSFPPEGSPSHAELMEVVQTNDHHSEATQHTHALHTLPKTLASDNPSQFTTNPTYTISHQTQPTKPFLRTTKQPQLSLYQPGFRGERCRSRETPWIRRYNLGPRDDLVVRLTQPWDILCFGRERQLRMEVLVDELEPKTVFVHNFEANVWDVTEQFLEEKVKTLMAQLRHNGEAFLDRYYYLASYSRPELYQPVYYEIWVYATNFRDPQTTMKTMSRRRSSQVNKITQKTLSKLCRGVECPNFEVLRTYKYGIQKRRYFDGLFASTTAGECEFTTMSVWKGFMPLHLYKHGINSHMEVIEATRPIALVHVRDSGEPMTECPQNMTMSLYLPKRLHSNPPITGYAAPNVRITALNDVIVYAYTVGGYLLDPLRVRRELADMKYRLSEFGECYKDDEYYVVIYDFIVRYHGRQNEIWIVAENCRATHNG